The Pecten maximus chromosome 6, xPecMax1.1, whole genome shotgun sequence DNA window CATATAACGTCGCTGCTCTAATcactactgtatactgtactggtagccgagtggttaggtgtcccgacactttatcactagccctccacctctgggttgcgagttgtaaaccctacgtggggcagttgccaggtactgaccgtagaccggtggtttttctccgggtacatATTTCCGCTATTTGGTTCAAATTTTGCAATCGGCTTTTGCAGTGGTCATTAAAACGCTTTATTTCAGAGGTGATCTGTATTAAGCTTTTCGATGATATCGAAGTATGCGGAAACTGCAATAAAATGGACAGATTTGAGTGGGGTGACGACAGCTTTATTCCTGGTGAAAGACAAGTATTACAGCAACGAGGGGTGGCTTTGTATGATGGATATGATAAGGTATTGTCTTTCTTCCATATATGAGTTTCACgtgtaactgtatatatatatatatgtggcgCATCCCCGATGCAATTACTGGCAAAATTACGACTGCCCTTTTGACAGTTTGCCGTCATTTTGTTGAGAAAAAAACTAAAGTTAGATTGTAATGATACATGATTTAGCACGATGGGTGTTTTGTGTAACATGTCATTATATTTTCAGACTTCTTTTCAAGATGGAATTCTGGTTTTATCAACACATAAGCTAATATGGAAAGATATAAGGGACAGGGTAAGTTGATAAGAGTTTAGCTGTTTCTGTATAAATTATAAATGCGTATGTGTTGTGTGTAACACTTGTTATATTTAAGCATATACCTATAATAGAAGAACACGGTATGCTAATTTCAATCACTCCATGTCCACGTTTTTAAATTTATGATTATTCTAGATCTGTTCACTTTAAAGTTTAATCGAAGATGTTCACTTGGCAGACTCCACAATGCTGAAATTGATATCTCAAAGTCAAAAGTGGGCATTTGGAAATGAAATGAATTCTGTATGTGATATGATCGTGCTGTTTTTCAAGTCAAAAGTGGGCATTTGGAAATGAAATGAATTCTGTATGTGATATGATCGTGCTGTTTTTCAAATAAAAGCATTTAAGAAAGTTTTcactttgtttatttattgtctTTTTCATTGTAGTCCCGTATTTTGGTATTACACCTTTCACTTGTTGTATTTCTGGAGGAACAACCATCAGGATTCGCTAAAAGGTTTTTATCATAATTCATTTACTGAATGGTCTTGCTAAGACTTGTATCACAGTATGTCACTGTTGTGAATCTGTAATATTTAGTGTTTCACTGATAGCGAATTATCTGTTATATAATATCctgataatattatattatagtaaCATTAGTATTTTAAGGTTCTGTATACGTAccaaatatgatattaaagaaCAACATATAATAAAAGACCTAAAATTTTCATGATGGATTGTTTTGACTATTTTTAGTGTTTTTAGAGatcaattttaataaatttcatattttgggATAGTGTCTAATTTTtgaatttcaagaaaataaaatatgtcaatATCGTGAACTGACACCACAATCCATAATGAGTATTTGATAacaagtacatataattgtaCATTAATTCTGATGTTTATAATCATTGATTTCTGTTAGTGCCAAGATTATTGTCCACCTGAATCCTGTGCCAAGTCAAAAATCTCCTGGGCCTGTTTCTCACAGTGTCAACCACTTCATCAGACTCTCCTTCAGGGATGCTGGCGAAAGAGAGGTAATGTCAATGTCATTGTACAAAGTCATTGATGTATGCCAAGTAGGACCATTGTAGTATCAATGTCATGATCAGATAACAGAACTATTGCTGTGTAACATTAATGTATACCGTGGTATATATGTGGcattcatataattatatttacattaacactgcagccccactatataactttaccaagctcacttggaagttatgagtccataacttccaaatcgttattatgacgtcattgatatagtgacgtcataattgtcacgtcggcgataacgaaagatggctgttgaaaaggctgttctgtctttgacgataataatttgttcattcattgtcggagcaaaattcctggatatagtctttaaaaatcgttgtcaaatgtaaatataagcattgaactgcttttagttggaagttatgggctgatgaatgccaactggacaaaggcaaattcaacatgaagcgctagcgcgcttcattaaatttgcctttgtccagttggcattcatcagcccataacttccaactgaaagcagttcaatgcttaaatagtACAGTTATAaatgattatctcccttctaaAAATAAGATTGTTTCCATATAATACAGTTATAAATGATCGTTGTGGTATTTGACTGTTATTGAGTCTTTATCTTAATAAATTCAAATCTAGTAAGACTTATTGCCTCCCCCACATCAAATTGTTTTCCTTACACACAAAGAAAACCCCAGATTATCTCACTTCCACAAATCAGAATGCCTCCCTTATTTAAATAAGATTGTTTCCATGATAAGCACTAGGTTGTATTTGACATAAGAGTGTCACCTGTATACATTCTAGAGTATCTCTCTTACAGAGAGCAGATTATCTCTCTTAGTTACATTGCTTCCCTTTGATATAACCGATTGTCACACCAGATTTAAGCTGTACAtctgattgtctcccttgtttcTATGAGATTGTCTCCCttacacacacaccctcactcACATTAGTTTTAGTCTCCCTTTATACCATCAGGATTGTCTCCCttacacacacaccctcactcACATTAGTTTTAGTCTCCCTTATACCATCAGGATTGTCTACCTTACACACCATCACATGTTTTAGGCTTTACATCTGATTGTCTCCCTTATATCCATGAGATTGTCTCCCTTACACACACCCTCACTCCCTTATTCCATCTCAATTCTGGATTGTCTCCCTTACACACAAACACCatcacgcacacacacacagtTTAGGCTTTACATCTGATTGTCTCCCCGATATCTATGAGATTATCTCCATTACACACACAAAATGTTTTCATTGATATCAGATTGTTTGATGTATATATGACATGTCTGCCTTGCACACACAGATATTTTCACTGCTTTTGGAATTTGGTCATAACTTTGAATTGGCAATAAAGTTGGACAAATATCCAATTGGCAAATATGTGAAAGCAAAAAGATGTAAGATTTTCATCATAATTAATAGGTTGATTTGTCTCTCAGTCTCTAGGGTAACTCATGTACTTATTGAAATGAATCAATACCCAATTCAACCATCTGAACCCATGACTATCATTGTTAGATAAAGATTGGACAGATACATCCagatattttgacaatttattgaaactcattttttttttgagattttAATGATTGCACTAGGGaaaaaaataaaggttttgCCATTGGGAATGGAGCCAATCTTTGATCCTGAATCCAGCAGAAAGAAAAACCCAGACAAACCAGAGTAATTTTCCTTAAATGCAAGTTATATTGATCATGGCCATGTTAAGACTATATCATACTTTAGGTCACTTCAGCTCTTATTTCATTGACCTTTAAAACAATTTTGCAGTTTAATCAAGCTTTTTCTGAGCAACTTGAAAAGAGACTATGGGAACAAAGTATACCAACAGCAGTCCCTGCAGCGCAGGTATTATAAACCATTTTCTAGTACTTATATTCCCTTCCACCTTCACTTGTAAGTACCATGCAGTCATTGAATACTTTActgtttttaggtcacctgagacaaagtctcaagtgacctattctaatccccttttgtccgtcgtcgtccgtcgtccgtccgtaaacaatttacattttcgacttcttctccaaaacccctaaaccaaattccatgaatattggcaggaagcttctatggctaaaggtcaaccaaaattgtaaattatatggtccccacccaccaggggcctgaggggcggggctaaaaaagggtcaaattgacttaaacttcaaaaatcttcttctctactctcagatatggtggaatcaaacactcttcgtagatggaagggtcttaaggtgctttaccaaaattgtaaatttcatgaccctggggtctcacgtttgcccctggggagggggtaaactttacaatagtttatatagggaaatcacatttttgacttttatttgttttatttctattggaattcattctaatttggtaaacattgtcagcatgagatgacagtttgatggcatgcacatgttggccctgactgacccccaggggctgatgggcggggcttaaaagggccaaattgactgaaatttaaaaaatcttcttctcaagatgGAAATAAGGTgtaatcaaatactctttatagttagaagggtcttcaggtgctttacttaaattgtgaatttcatgaccctggggtctcaagtttgccccttgggagggggtaaactttactatagtttatatagggaaatcacattttttactataatttgtttgaattttattggaattcattctaacttagttaacattatcaccttgtgaaggcagtttgattgtatacacatgtttgccctgactgacccccaggggctgatgggcggggctaaaaagggctaaattgactgaaatttcaaaaatcttcttctcaagaccaaaataaggtggaatcaaatactctttatagttggaagcatcttaaagtgctttactaaagttttgaatttcatgaccctggggtctcaagtttgcccctggggagggggtatactttactatagtttatatagggaaatcacatttttcactataatatgtttgatttctattggaattcattctattttggttaacattatcagcttgggatgacagtttgagggtatgcacatgttggccctgactgacccctagttgctaatgggcggggctaaaaagggtcaaattgactgaaatttcaaaaatcttcttttcagactgaaataaaatagaatcaaatactgtttatagatggagggattttaaggtgctttactaaaattgtgaattttatgaccctggggtcacacatttacccctggggaggggtaaattttactatagtttatatagggaaatcacatttttgactgatttgtttgatttctattgaattcattctaacttggttaacattttcagcatgggatgaaagtttgataatatgcacatgttggccctgactgaccccttggggcttatgggcggggccaaaaatggtcaattaaattaactgaaatatttcaaatctcaggtgaccgttaaggcccatgggcctcttgttcatttaGCTATGAACTCATGCCTGGTAAGACATCTATTCATTGTAGATAAGGAAAAATTCTTACTATCTCATTGTGCTGTAAATATTGTCCATCCTGTACTTTAAGTAAAAATAATGTGTTAGCCTCCCTGAGCTTAAAACCGGACAAATATGAAGTAATTTCAGAAATCTTAAGTTTTAAATGCTTTGCTGTTACTGCTGGTAGTcttttgtaatgatttatagCCATGGCCTCTGTGATTGAAATATCTCTTTGTCGATgtcatataattaatttttttcaaatgaaacaaaacGATATATTAACAGTTAAATTTGTTGCAGAGCGGGCGACATCGGGCAGGAATTATGGGTATTGAACGATCATTGAAGCAAAAGCAAAAGGACACTGACAAAGATATCTCTAAAGCTTTTGAAGATCTCAGTAAACTTATGGATAAGGTAAGGTGATGACCATGGTGCTATAACTTTATGTCTGTGCTTTGAAAAGATTTTAAAGGGATTGatgataaattatttcattCCCTATAGTCAAAAATAGGAAACTACCAGTGAGGTTTCTCCAGGGACAAATTCTGCCTACATAAAGATCAGTTCTTATCTAAGTTTGTCATTGTTTTACTActaaatttattattgtttaccaCATTATCTACAAATTCATGTATTTATCTAGTTGGCCGGACTTGTTTGATATCCGTTTCTTTAAAACTGTCTATTTCTCTCACCTGTACTATGTACTACAATGTTACTGGTTTCtgtttttgataatttaatgttgaaaaatatggcacattaTCTTTGAATttataataattgtaaaaatatacaatagtGATGTATCTCATTTTCACATAGGCAAAGGAAATGGTTAACTTATCAAAAACAATAGCAACAAAGATAAAAGAACGCCAAGGTGAAATATCAGAAGATGAGGTAGGTGAGATGTATTCCGTTCTCTATAACTagacatgtgtctgatattcacattgttttattatacttgACACAATTACCTGGTTTGAACTGGTTTACTCTGTTTTATAGTTTCACTTATACGTAGTAACATGGACTCTTTTTCAGCTTGCTCTTCATCTACCATAAATTATGTAGatctatacatttatatattttttgttgtttctatcccaatatttataataaaaccGTTATGTTTTGAATTCATGCAgagtgataaaatgtcatatttactgAGCTATAAATTTTTATGTTTCTAATTAACAGACAGTGAAGTTTAAGTCCTATTTACTCAGTATGGGTATACCCGATCCTGTGACCAGAGAAACACACGGAACTGGTGACAAATACTACTCGGAGTTAGCTAAACAGTTGTCCAAGGTCCTAGAAAATCAACTTCAGGTAATCATACATCTCATACAAACAGTTGTTCAATGTCCtagaaaatcaatattttgatcTATTCATACAAGTTATGCCATGtcaccatttaaaaaaaaaatgaaatattaagtAAAGTCATAAACATATCTACATAAAATCATAGataattatgacatcataataaataaatgaagttATATGATTATCTCTATATTCCGTCAAAAATCCACTCTCTTATATAGAAATTCATTTGAGCATTCTCTCTTACATTTTCATAAATTTGAGTTATGTGATCAACAGAATCTTACCGTTGAGTTCAGTAATTTATTAGGTCCAGAGTCTTTAGGAGATTGcgtattaattattttttgataaattccATAATACATAGCtatgtaagatcctctatatGTTATAAAGTAGTTTACGCGTTAGTCTCACACTGACACAGATGTTATCTACTCCAACAGGAATGTGGTGGAATCATGACATTAACAGATGTTTACTGCCGTGTGAACAGAGCTAGAGGAATGGAGGTGAGCCATGTCAGGATAAACCTGTTGATCACCTAGTTTACAACAAAGTGATACTGTGATACAGCTTGTAGCTTGTGTCCTCCTACAGATTTTCCATTGTAGGTGGTGGGAGTCTAAAAGGAAGCTTGGGTCAGCAGGTCCATAGAATGCTATCACGAAGCACTTACCCGGTAGGAGGGGGTTGCGATAGCTCAGTTGTGTCAGActatgtaacctcaggtgaagatcagAGGTGTTTGGTTTGATGCTGCCTACCCATGATCATTTGTGTTTCtggggaagctgagaaacaaaCTGGTCTGTGCTGCCATGGTAGtatccttgggcaagacactttaccttgATTACTCTGGATGGCATGGAAAGGGCCTCACTtatgttgttaagtgaggtagctACAAGGGGATCCCAACTTAAAATAGCcatggctgttcacggggcgattAACCCAGCAAAATAACAATAGAGGATATGACTTATAATTTCATAGAACACCTGTAATTAGGCTGTCATTGTTGTGTATGCAtcaatatataaagttataaaacagtaaatatatacatactaatGTCTAgtaatatttgatatacttaACTAATTACTGTCTGCACATTACGAATTAGACGAGAGAAAAAGTAAATGTAATTTGTTATTTAGGTATTACTAATATCCTATGCCATGAAGCCTGTAAGCTCTAGTGATACACAAAAACATGTAATACCAAAAATACTTTTTACTATTCATCAATGAGCACTTCTTCACAATTATTCTgatttattagcccaccatcatcagatggtgggctattcaaatcgccctgcgtccgtggtccgtcgtccgtccgtccgtccctccgtccgtccgtccgtaaacaattcttgttatcgctaatcctcagagagtactgaagggatctttcccaaatttcatatgtgggttccccttggtgcctagttatgcatattgcattttgagaccaatcggaaaacaacatggccgacaggcagccatcttggattttgacaattgaagtttgttatcgctatttctgagaaagtactgaagggatctttctcaaatttcatatgtaggcttcccttggtgcctagttatgcatattgcattttgagaccaatcagaaaacaacatggccgacaggcagccatcttggattttgataattgaagtttgttatcgctatttctgagaaagtactgaagggatctttctcaaatttcatatgtagactccccttggtgcctagttatgcatattgcattttaagaccaatcggaaaacaacatggccgacaggcagccatcttggattttgacaattgaagtttgttatcgctatttctcagaaacttatgaagggatctttctgaaatttcatataaaggttcctcttggtgcctagttatgcatattgcgttttgagaccaattggaaaacaacatggccgacaggcagccatcttggattttgacaattgaagtttgttatcgctatttctcagatacttatgaagggatctttctcaaatttcatatgtaggtttccctcggtgcctagttatgcatattgcattttgagaccaatcagaaaacaacatggccgacaggcagccatcttgggttttgacaattgaagtttgttatcgctatttcacagaaagtactgaagggatctttctgaaatttcatatgtaggttcccctctgtgcctagttatgcatattgcattttgagactattcggaaaacaacatggccgacaggcagtcatcttggattttgacaattgaagtttgttatcgctatttctcagaaagtactgaagg harbors:
- the LOC117329092 gene encoding vacuolar protein-sorting-associated protein 36-like — translated: MDRFEWGDDSFIPGERQVLQQRGVALYDGYDKTSFQDGILVLSTHKLIWKDIRDRSRILVLHLSLVVFLEEQPSGFAKSAKIIVHLNPVPSQKSPGPVSHSVNHFIRLSFRDAGEREFNQAFSEQLEKRLWEQSIPTAVPAAQSGRHRAGIMGIERSLKQKQKDTDKDISKAFEDLSKLMDKAKEMVNLSKTIATKIKERQGEISEDETVKFKSYLLSMGIPDPVTRETHGTGDKYYSELAKQLSKVLENQLQECGGIMTLTDVYCRVNRARGMELLSPEDMLHACEMLESLRLPVRMKVFDSGVIVLQLQSHDEERVISDITDLVKEKTKLTADELAQLQGVSVILAKERLFLTEKVGGICRDETVEGLRFYSNYFLTRTD